The proteins below come from a single Lineus longissimus chromosome 5, tnLinLong1.2, whole genome shotgun sequence genomic window:
- the LOC135488334 gene encoding uncharacterized protein LOC135488334: MLSVVGTGLARSASGKLKHVGGCLLQSARTLVQIQNKPYLPGSESPTFPKYLEEFRDDLPYRIQVADVKRENLSVYAKELRPILEKHIAEYGAVLIKGLPLSSAKDFSEFFNGLDLAPMDYVGGTGTRQQVTQKVSTASDEPPEFSIEPHNEMSYLPYWPQLLFLYCHIPPEPGCGGESGITDVRRVFKELDNKVKEKIIKKGLRYYRYFPDKSKADYTSWQESMMTESREEAERIQKETNHQFRWEDDGALTAWADRPALAPHFRTGEMLWFNQAHSSNWTYFDYHPVLGDQHRGKPESKYPFTTAYADDGTSIELDVLQHIREVSWRCTVGGQIQKSDVLILDNMLMQHSRLSFTGVRKLMVALANYM, from the exons ATGCTCTCTGTAGTTGGGACAGGCCTGGCTCGTTCCGCCAGTGGCAAACTAAAACACGTTGGAGGATGTTTGCTTCAAAGCGCACGAACCTTAGTTCAGATTCAAAACAAGCCATACCTGCCTGGATCAGAGAGTCCAACCTTTCCAAAATACTTGGAAGAATTCCGTGATGACCTCCCGTATAGGATCCAGGTCGCAGATGTCAAGAGAGAGAACCTGTCAGTCTACGCGAAGGAGCTCAGACCAATCTTGGAAAAACACATAGCGGAGTACGGAGCGGTACTGATCAAGGGATTGCCCTTATCATCTGCTAAAGATTTCTCTGAATTCTTCAATGGCCTCGATTTGGCGCCTATGGACTATGTCGGTGGTACCGGCACAAGGCAACAGGTGACCCAGAAGGTTTCTACGGCCAGTGACGAGCCTCCTGAGTTTTCTATCGAACCACACAATGAGATGTCCTATCTTCCATACTGGCCTCAATTG TTGTTTTTGTACTGCCATATTCCGCCTGAACCTGGTTGTGGAGGCGAGTCCGGAATCACTGACGTAAGGCGGGTGTTCAAGGAACTAGATAATAAGGTGAAGGAGAAGATAATAAAGAAAGGACTACGGTATTACCGCTACTTTCCAGACAAGTCAAAAGCTGATTATACTAGCTGGCAAGAG TCAATGATGACCGAAAGTCGGGAAGAGGCTGAGCGGATCCAAAAAGAGACAAACCATCAGTTTAGATGGGAGGATGACGGGGCTCTGACCGCCTGGGCCGATCGTCCTGCCTTGGCCCCACATTTCCGAACTG gagaaatgtTGTGGTTCAATCAGGCGCATTCCTCTAATTGGACCTACTTCGATTACCACCCAGTGCTTGGAGACCAACATCGGGGAAAACCCGAAAGCAAGTATCCCTTCACCACTGCCTATGCGGACGACGGCACCAGCATAGAACTTGACGTTCTGCAACATATCCGTGAAGTGTCCTGGCGATGCACAGTTGGTGGCCAGATACAGAAGTCGGATGTTCTTATCTTGGACAATATGTTAATGCAACACTCTCGTTTGAGTTTCACTGGTGTTCGGAAGTTAATGGTCGCACTGGCGAACTATATGTAA